Proteins found in one Crassostrea angulata isolate pt1a10 chromosome 3, ASM2561291v2, whole genome shotgun sequence genomic segment:
- the LOC128178104 gene encoding THAP domain-containing protein 11-like — protein sequence MAKPNISKYWCVVPGCTSDGRKKRNLEKYPAMEGVDFFPFPTRLKNNKIRKRWISQINRENFEPKRHHRVCSNHFVDGRPTECNPIPTLFPRNNFMRPLKERPQNAVEKRNITSARLDQLQDDNTTETELFNAPPVAAEVIVTAVMEGENTVSHVRSRKLPGIAAKSSVVNHDHSYMSEEKSWERPEPVDMSTQTDLTGEGIELLQRQTREMKAKLSDKEALLRDCFFRKCHQVRCFSETLHRVTQ from the exons ATGGCTAAACCAAATATTTCCAAGTACTGGTGTGTTGTCCCAGGTTGTACGTCAGACGGACGTAAAAAGCGGAACCTGGAAAAGTATCCTGCAATGGAAGGAGTCGATTTTTTCCCGTTTCCCACCCGCTTAAAGAACAATAAAATTAGAAAGCGGTGGATCTCTCAG ATTAATAGAGAGAATTTTGAACCAAAAAGACATCACCGGGTGTGTTCTAATCATTTTGTTGATGGAAGACCTACTGAGTGTAACCCAATCCCAACATTGTTTCCAAGAAATAATTTCATGCGCCCTTTGAAGGAGAGACCACAGAATGCTGTAGAAAAAAGAAACATCACTTCTGCTCGACTTGATCAACTTCAGGATGATAATACAACTGAGACTGAACTTTTCAATGCACCACCAGTTGCAGCAGAAGTTATTGTAACTGCAGTTATGGAAg GTGAAAACACAGTTTCTCATGTTCGATCCAGAAAATTGCCAGGAATAGCAGCAAAGTCCA GTGTTGTGAATCATGATCATTCATACATGTCTGAAGAAAAAAGCTGGGAAAGACCTGAACCTGTTGACATGTCCACACAAACAGATCTCACAGGAGAGGGCATTGAACTCTTGCAGCGGCAAACCAGAGAGATGAAAGCAAAACTATCTGACAAAGAAGCATTGTTGCGAGACtgtttttttagaaaatgtCATCAAGTCCGATGTTTCAGTGAAACATTACACAGGGTTACCCAGTAA
- the LOC128177695 gene encoding kynurenine 3-monooxygenase-like, translating into MSSKALPMVSIKCSPYHVEDKGLIMGDAAHAMVPFYGQGMNAGFEDCIALDEMLDLYKNDFSKALPAYSETRTVDAHAICDLAMYNYVEV; encoded by the exons ATGTCCAGTAAAGCTTTACCCATGGTATCCATAAAG tgctCACCCTACCATGTTGAAGACAAAGGACTGATAATGGGAGATGCAGCACATGCCATGGTACCATTCTACGGCCAGGGAATGAATGCA GGATTTGAAGACTGTATTGCTTTGGATGAAATGCTGGACCTATATAAGAATGATTTCT CCAAGGCTTTGCCGGCGTACTCCGAGACTAGGACAGTGGACGCTCATGCTATCTGTGATCTGGCCATGTACAACTATGTGGAGGTATAA